The following coding sequences are from one Lysinibacillus sp. FSL W8-0992 window:
- a CDS encoding SDR family NAD(P)-dependent oxidoreductase, which translates to MTTRHSSLKKKRVVITGGASGIGLATAQRFVEEGSVVAILDINEESIEKSIKENKGIAKGYVVDVSNPASVNAVFKKIKEDLGGVDVFIANAGISVRSKFLDINPEQWNKVLNINLNGVFYTSQAAAKIMVEQGKGVILMTASTNGVTGHPFYADYNASKAGVNLLAKTMALELAPIIRVNTICPGYVLTPMQMAEYTPEMLEVVNEGIPLKRHADPKEIGALYAFLASDESAYITGQTIAIDGGELA; encoded by the coding sequence ATGACAACAAGGCATAGTAGTTTAAAAAAGAAGAGAGTAGTCATTACAGGAGGAGCAAGTGGTATAGGATTAGCCACAGCACAACGCTTTGTAGAAGAAGGTTCTGTCGTCGCTATTTTAGATATTAATGAAGAAAGTATTGAAAAGTCTATAAAAGAAAACAAAGGAATTGCCAAAGGATATGTAGTGGATGTTAGTAACCCTGCAAGTGTAAACGCTGTCTTTAAAAAAATTAAAGAGGATTTAGGGGGAGTGGACGTTTTTATTGCAAATGCAGGGATTAGCGTTCGCTCTAAATTCCTTGATATTAATCCAGAACAATGGAATAAAGTTTTAAACATTAATTTAAATGGTGTGTTTTATACATCTCAAGCCGCTGCAAAAATCATGGTTGAACAGGGGAAAGGCGTTATACTCATGACAGCCTCTACAAATGGTGTTACGGGACATCCATTCTATGCAGACTATAACGCTTCAAAAGCAGGCGTTAATCTTTTAGCAAAAACGATGGCATTAGAATTGGCTCCAATCATTCGAGTGAACACAATATGTCCAGGGTATGTATTAACACCGATGCAAATGGCTGAGTATACTCCTGAAATGTTAGAGGTTGTAAATGAAGGTATTCCTTTAAAACGGCATGCAGATCCAAAAGAAATAGGGGCGTTGTATGCCTTCCTTGCTTCAGATGAATCTGCTTATATTACAGGGCAAACAATTGCCATTGATGGTGGAGAATTAGCTTAA
- a CDS encoding sigma-54 interaction domain-containing protein: MLNGEKLVQSIIILYGDLLQVEVAYFTAKGKILATDEYRKRKGEQVHLPFFQKYYSEPFQYVQRPGKMKTCSGCRFQNNCPSKVEILMNLVKDDRHFGYLTFVSFTDEGEKKLSTEQKKYQYWLARLGEIVINVLNNEGSYLLFETKNGFDTKYVLGDAPYFQFIKTKLNSIANSSSSVVITGETGTGKSLLANHIHSNSITHKGEFVELNCASIPETLFESELFGYEEGAFTGARRKGKQGYFEIADKGTLFLDEITELPLHLQAKLLSVLQNGLIYRVGAIEPRKVNVRIIAATNRPLEEMVKRGEFRADLYYRLNVIPLTLPPLKERKGEMEYLIFTLLEKIQHKTGKYIKDFTDEFLAELNAYYWPGNIRELENVLEYSMVMEDSLQLTKDSLPSYIIEYNRMQNTHIRPPKLLRNMEMELINQKLSEYGNDAAGKERLAEELGISTRTLYRKLKSN, translated from the coding sequence ATGTTAAATGGTGAAAAGTTAGTACAATCTATAATTATTTTATATGGAGACTTGTTACAAGTGGAAGTAGCTTATTTTACTGCGAAAGGTAAAATTTTAGCAACGGATGAATATAGAAAAAGAAAAGGAGAGCAAGTACATTTACCCTTTTTCCAAAAGTACTATTCTGAGCCATTTCAATACGTGCAGAGACCTGGAAAAATGAAAACATGTTCTGGGTGTAGGTTCCAAAATAATTGTCCTTCCAAAGTAGAAATACTGATGAACTTAGTGAAAGATGATCGGCATTTTGGGTATTTAACATTTGTAAGTTTTACAGATGAAGGTGAAAAGAAATTATCTACTGAACAAAAGAAATATCAATACTGGTTAGCTCGTTTAGGTGAAATTGTTATTAATGTTCTAAATAATGAGGGATCTTATTTATTATTTGAAACAAAAAACGGATTTGATACAAAATATGTACTCGGGGATGCACCTTATTTTCAATTTATTAAAACAAAGCTAAACAGCATTGCGAATAGTTCATCGTCAGTTGTCATCACGGGAGAAACGGGGACTGGAAAAAGTTTGTTAGCTAATCATATTCATTCAAACAGTATTACGCATAAAGGGGAATTTGTAGAGTTAAACTGTGCTAGTATTCCAGAAACTTTATTTGAAAGTGAATTATTTGGCTATGAAGAAGGGGCATTTACTGGCGCTAGAAGAAAAGGAAAACAAGGATATTTTGAGATTGCAGATAAAGGTACGTTATTCCTTGATGAAATTACGGAATTACCATTGCACCTTCAAGCTAAACTATTATCGGTTTTACAGAATGGTCTTATTTATAGAGTGGGAGCAATTGAACCTAGAAAGGTAAACGTAAGAATTATTGCTGCAACAAATAGACCTTTAGAGGAAATGGTGAAAAGAGGAGAGTTTCGTGCAGATTTATACTATCGATTAAATGTTATTCCTTTAACTTTGCCACCATTAAAAGAAAGAAAAGGTGAAATGGAATACTTAATTTTTACGTTACTAGAAAAGATTCAACATAAAACAGGTAAATATATTAAAGATTTTACAGACGAATTTTTAGCTGAATTGAATGCTTATTATTGGCCAGGCAACATACGAGAATTAGAAAATGTTTTAGAATACAGTATGGTAATGGAAGATTCTTTGCAATTAACGAAAGATAGTTTACCAAGCTATATTATTGAATATAATAGAATGCAAAATACTCACATCAGGCCTCCTAAACTGTTAAGAAATATGGAAATGGAATTAATTAATCAAAAACTATCTGAATACGGAAATGATGCTGCAGGTAAGGAACGTCTTGCAGAAGAGTTAGGTATCAGTACAAGGACTCTTTATAGAAAATTAAAAAGTAATTAA
- the gcvPA gene encoding aminomethyl-transferring glycine dehydrogenase subunit GcvPA, whose amino-acid sequence MSKKVHPYIPNMVPEVKQEMLDEIGVHSIKELYSCIPDDLQYKGTMNIPKALNELELRRHIEGLLNKNISTNEYLNFLGAGCWQHFIPAVCDEVNQRAEFLTAYAGEPYEDHGRFQALFEYQSLMAELVDMEVVNVPTFDWAQAAATSIRMASRITKRTKVLLASTVSPERKKIITNYGTPQLAFEDVHFNLNTGLMDLADLERKLSNDVAAIYFENPSYLGFIESQGQEISNLAKKYGAIIVVGVDPISLGILAPPSQYGADIVCGDLQPLGMHMNFSGGQAGFIATHNDPKFVNEYPSRLFGIIPTVKQGEYGFGDIAYDRTSFADRENGKESVGTQTALWGITAGVYLSLMGPNGMYELGQAIMQNSQYAVMQLNKIQNIRGSRITSPFFKEFIIDFNDTGLTVEEINAQLLEHKIFGGKDLSKEFPQYGQSALCCVTEVHTKEDIDKLVSVLSKIVTK is encoded by the coding sequence ATGAGTAAAAAAGTTCATCCATACATTCCAAATATGGTACCTGAAGTAAAACAAGAAATGTTAGACGAAATTGGTGTGCATTCTATTAAAGAACTCTATTCTTGCATTCCTGACGACTTACAGTATAAAGGAACAATGAATATCCCGAAAGCATTGAATGAATTGGAGCTACGACGACATATTGAAGGGCTATTAAATAAAAATATAAGCACTAATGAATATCTTAACTTTTTAGGGGCTGGTTGTTGGCAACATTTTATTCCGGCAGTATGTGATGAGGTGAATCAAAGAGCTGAATTTTTAACTGCTTATGCGGGTGAACCATACGAAGATCATGGTCGTTTCCAAGCTTTATTTGAATACCAAAGTCTTATGGCAGAACTTGTCGATATGGAAGTAGTGAATGTACCAACATTTGATTGGGCACAGGCTGCAGCTACTTCGATTCGTATGGCTAGTCGTATTACTAAACGTACTAAAGTTTTACTTGCTAGTACAGTTTCACCTGAGAGAAAAAAGATTATTACAAACTATGGAACACCTCAATTAGCATTTGAAGATGTGCATTTTAATCTTAATACAGGATTAATGGATTTAGCAGATTTAGAAAGAAAATTATCTAATGATGTTGCGGCGATCTATTTCGAAAATCCATCCTATTTAGGATTTATTGAATCACAAGGGCAAGAGATTTCAAATCTTGCAAAAAAATACGGAGCAATAATCGTAGTTGGGGTTGATCCAATTTCACTTGGAATACTGGCACCACCAAGTCAATATGGAGCTGATATTGTATGTGGAGACCTTCAACCACTAGGAATGCATATGAATTTTAGTGGAGGGCAGGCAGGTTTTATTGCGACACATAATGATCCGAAATTCGTAAATGAATATCCATCACGATTATTTGGCATTATTCCGACTGTAAAACAAGGAGAGTATGGTTTTGGTGATATTGCATATGACCGTACATCTTTTGCAGATAGAGAAAACGGTAAAGAATCTGTCGGTACGCAAACAGCTCTTTGGGGCATTACAGCAGGTGTTTATTTATCGTTAATGGGACCAAACGGGATGTACGAATTAGGTCAAGCAATTATGCAAAATAGTCAGTACGCAGTAATGCAACTTAATAAAATTCAGAACATTAGAGGTTCGAGAATTACATCGCCATTTTTCAAGGAATTTATTATCGACTTTAATGATACAGGCTTAACTGTCGAAGAAATCAATGCACAATTATTAGAGCACAAGATTTTTGGAGGGAAGGACCTTTCGAAAGAGTTTCCTCAATATGGTCAGTCGGCACTTTGTTGTGTAACTGAAGTGCATACGAAAGAAGATATCGACAAACTAGTAAGTGTTTTATCAAAAATTGTGACGAAATAA
- a CDS encoding SDR family NAD(P)-dependent oxidoreductase, with protein MLDYFELGGKIAVVTGGASGIGLATAKLLSEVGTKTIILDIDQQKGKETEETLRAEGLNIEFVKCDVTNSQDCQRVAELIEEKHGKVDVLFNNAGIIRRKTVVDLEESDWDAVINVSLKGVYLLSKYLIPLMRNHGGGSSIINTGSGWGLKGGDKAASYCAAKAGVVNLTKAMAIDHGSENIRVNCICPGDTDTPLLRGEAKQLNIEESSFLRSSAVDRPLARLGTPEDIAKGVLFLASGLSAWVTGTTLTVDGGGLA; from the coding sequence TTGCTAGATTACTTTGAATTAGGTGGGAAGATTGCAGTAGTAACAGGGGGAGCTTCAGGAATAGGTCTTGCAACCGCTAAATTACTAAGTGAGGTGGGGACTAAAACGATTATTCTTGATATCGATCAGCAGAAGGGCAAGGAAACAGAAGAAACACTGCGGGCTGAGGGCTTAAATATTGAGTTTGTAAAGTGTGATGTAACGAACTCGCAAGATTGCCAGCGTGTGGCGGAGTTAATAGAAGAAAAGCATGGAAAAGTCGATGTGCTCTTTAATAATGCAGGCATTATTCGTAGAAAAACAGTGGTGGACTTAGAAGAATCGGATTGGGATGCGGTAATTAATGTTTCTTTAAAAGGCGTTTATCTTCTTTCAAAATATTTAATTCCCCTTATGCGAAACCATGGCGGCGGCAGCAGTATTATCAATACCGGTTCTGGTTGGGGATTAAAAGGTGGAGACAAAGCTGCATCTTACTGCGCTGCGAAAGCAGGGGTTGTAAATTTAACAAAAGCTATGGCTATTGACCATGGATCAGAGAACATTCGTGTAAATTGTATTTGCCCTGGAGATACAGATACGCCGCTACTTCGAGGTGAGGCAAAACAATTAAATATAGAAGAATCTAGTTTTCTTCGTAGTTCAGCGGTTGATAGACCATTGGCAAGGTTGGGAACACCTGAAGATATTGCGAAGGGGGTACTATTCCTTGCAAGTGGTTTGTCCGCTTGGGTTACAGGAACTACATTAACCGTTGATGGTGGCGGCTTAGCATAA
- the gcvPB gene encoding aminomethyl-transferring glycine dehydrogenase subunit GcvPB, translating into MLEIQRQSVNIDFHQAKWNEPIIFELHQPGEVGVEVPQASQEVVDVVGDGVSVLPKNIKRASKPNLPEIGQARVLRHYVRLSQETLGSDFNVEIGQGTCTMKYIPKINELLIRNSKIMELHPLQDVSTVQGMLEIIHNMDLAMRDISGMDAFSFQPSGGTQALFAMASIVRKYFEVKGEADQRNEIITTIFSHPSQAATAVVKGYKIITLHPDENGFPNIEKLKEVVSERTAGFVVANPEDTGIYNSKIKEFTKIVHDAGGICYYDQANANGLLGITRAKEAGFDMCFFNLHKTFAAPHMCGGPATGALGVTAELKPYLPGPIVEKSGDQYILNDQLEHSIGKVRAFHGVAQTILRSYAWIRALGQEGLKAVAETAVLNNNYLYSKVSKIRGASVPYVQGQRLEQVRYSWEQLEKETGVTTEDVQRRMTDFGLHYWTSHHPYIVPQPFTLEPTESYSKADLDEYIQALEQISKEAYENPEVVKNAPQNSTIHQLIEADYLDNPAKWCTSWRVYQEKVKNEAELTSNNR; encoded by the coding sequence ATGTTAGAAATTCAAAGACAGTCTGTCAATATAGATTTTCATCAAGCCAAGTGGAATGAGCCTATTATTTTCGAGCTACATCAACCAGGTGAAGTTGGAGTCGAAGTACCGCAAGCTTCACAAGAAGTTGTAGATGTAGTGGGTGATGGCGTTTCAGTTCTACCGAAAAATATAAAGCGAGCAAGTAAGCCGAACTTACCAGAAATCGGCCAAGCCCGTGTATTACGCCATTATGTTCGTCTTTCACAAGAAACATTAGGGTCGGATTTTAATGTAGAAATTGGTCAAGGTACTTGTACGATGAAGTACATTCCGAAAATTAACGAGTTACTAATTCGTAATTCTAAAATAATGGAACTACATCCGCTGCAAGATGTTAGTACTGTTCAAGGAATGTTAGAAATCATTCATAACATGGATTTAGCAATGCGTGACATTTCAGGTATGGATGCATTCTCGTTCCAACCGAGTGGTGGCACACAAGCACTATTTGCGATGGCATCGATTGTACGTAAGTATTTTGAAGTTAAAGGTGAGGCAGATCAACGTAATGAAATTATTACAACCATTTTCTCTCATCCATCTCAAGCAGCAACGGCAGTTGTGAAGGGATATAAAATTATTACTTTACATCCAGACGAAAATGGATTCCCTAATATTGAAAAGTTAAAAGAAGTTGTATCCGAACGAACAGCTGGCTTTGTTGTAGCTAACCCAGAAGATACGGGAATTTACAATTCAAAAATTAAAGAATTTACAAAGATTGTACATGATGCAGGTGGTATTTGTTACTACGATCAAGCGAATGCAAATGGTTTATTAGGCATTACACGTGCTAAAGAGGCAGGCTTCGATATGTGTTTCTTTAATTTACACAAAACATTCGCAGCGCCACATATGTGTGGGGGACCAGCTACAGGTGCATTAGGCGTAACAGCGGAATTAAAACCATATTTACCTGGACCGATTGTCGAAAAAAGTGGTGATCAATATATATTAAATGATCAATTAGAGCATTCAATTGGGAAAGTACGCGCTTTCCACGGCGTTGCACAAACTATTTTACGTTCTTATGCATGGATTCGAGCATTAGGACAAGAAGGACTTAAAGCAGTTGCAGAAACTGCTGTGCTAAATAATAACTATTTATACAGTAAAGTATCGAAAATTCGTGGCGCAAGTGTACCTTATGTACAAGGGCAACGACTGGAACAGGTGCGTTATAGCTGGGAGCAGTTGGAGAAGGAAACAGGTGTCACAACAGAGGATGTACAGCGTCGTATGACAGACTTTGGTTTACATTACTGGACAAGTCATCATCCATACATTGTGCCACAACCATTCACACTAGAACCAACAGAATCCTACTCTAAAGCAGATTTAGATGAATATATCCAGGCACTTGAACAAATTTCAAAGGAAGCATATGAAAATCCAGAGGTAGTGAAAAATGCACCGCAAAATAGTACCATTCATCAATTAATCGAAGCAGATTATTTAGATAATCCCGCAAAATGGTGTACTTCATGGCGGGTATATCAAGAAAAGGTGAAAAATGAAGCGGAATTAACAAGTAATAACCGTTAG
- a CDS encoding CAP and S-layer homology domain-containing protein produces MLKKVSSIVGMSLILLATPFALPLPNSSDVALAAETAKDVSPSHWANSSIQHMLDKQYMTTYQDGTFKPEQAITRAEAAAAIARSMQLKLDVPAEPKFVDLTADHPYYKEICALVELGILQNGDCFNPDAPLKRMQIAKMLTLAYKIEVDSQNNSKYSDINEGHWAKDYIESLADVGIIKGVNAKQFAPNLLVTRAQFASLVERSLDFTTTLTNYEIAYDYLSKTYIPTKNYSATMANDVLNLVNIERQKRKLPLLTYDGALTQVAVIKAQDMVNRHYFEHESPYYGMPWDLATLFDYPYTSLGENIGRNIPSPEAAVKAWMASPSHRENILREHYTNTGVAIAVDSKGIYYWVQLFSSQ; encoded by the coding sequence ATGTTAAAAAAAGTATCTAGTATTGTCGGAATGTCGCTTATTTTGCTGGCTACTCCATTTGCCTTACCTCTACCAAATAGCTCAGACGTTGCATTAGCGGCAGAGACGGCAAAGGATGTTTCGCCTTCACATTGGGCGAATAGCTCGATTCAGCATATGTTAGATAAGCAATATATGACAACGTATCAGGATGGTACGTTTAAGCCAGAGCAAGCGATTACAAGAGCGGAGGCAGCAGCTGCCATAGCCCGTTCTATGCAACTGAAGTTGGATGTGCCTGCTGAGCCCAAATTTGTAGATTTAACAGCAGATCATCCTTATTATAAGGAGATTTGCGCACTAGTAGAATTAGGGATATTGCAAAATGGTGATTGCTTTAACCCAGATGCACCTTTGAAGCGCATGCAAATCGCTAAAATGTTAACGCTCGCATATAAAATTGAGGTAGATTCTCAAAATAATAGTAAGTATAGTGATATTAATGAAGGCCATTGGGCGAAAGACTATATTGAATCACTTGCAGATGTCGGTATTATTAAAGGGGTCAACGCGAAACAATTTGCACCTAATCTATTAGTAACACGTGCGCAATTTGCCTCCTTAGTGGAACGAAGCTTGGACTTTACAACGACGCTAACAAATTATGAAATAGCCTATGACTATTTATCAAAAACTTATATTCCGACAAAAAACTACTCAGCGACAATGGCTAACGATGTGTTAAATTTAGTTAACATCGAAAGACAAAAAAGAAAGCTCCCGTTGCTTACCTATGATGGAGCTTTAACACAAGTCGCCGTTATTAAGGCACAGGATATGGTGAATCGACATTATTTTGAGCACGAATCACCTTACTATGGCATGCCCTGGGATTTAGCTACTTTATTCGATTATCCATATACTAGTTTAGGAGAAAATATAGGTAGAAATATTCCAAGCCCTGAGGCGGCTGTTAAAGCATGGATGGCATCGCCATCTCATCGAGAAAATATTTTGCGAGAACATTATACAAATACCGGGGTAGCGATTGCAGTAGATAGCAAAGGAATTTACTATTGGGTCCAGCTATTTTCTAGTCAATGA
- a CDS encoding S-layer homology domain-containing protein has translation MEIKQKYAWAFATALVVAPCVAVIPTQAAAMPFVDIKKSDSEMELYNAVSELYSKGIVFGTTSTTFSPYQQLTRGEAAYFLAQALHLQTSNVDNPGFSDVPTSHQYYGPIAALAANGIIQKGTHYNPNASIKRSQMAKMLTLGFHLKQATSLTAPFTDFTKDAETNHYIQTLLDYGITQGTSSTTFSPYTDVRRGQMALFLYRILQKNDDDLYIIGVE, from the coding sequence GTGGAAATAAAGCAAAAATACGCATGGGCGTTTGCTACGGCTTTAGTTGTGGCACCTTGTGTTGCAGTCATCCCTACTCAAGCAGCTGCAATGCCATTTGTAGATATTAAAAAAAGCGATAGTGAGATGGAGCTATATAATGCAGTTAGCGAACTGTATAGCAAAGGAATCGTATTTGGTACAACGTCTACAACGTTTAGCCCTTATCAACAATTAACACGTGGAGAAGCAGCTTATTTTTTAGCGCAAGCACTTCATTTACAAACGAGCAATGTTGATAATCCTGGCTTTAGTGATGTCCCAACTTCACATCAATATTATGGACCAATTGCAGCGCTTGCAGCTAATGGTATTATCCAAAAAGGGACGCACTATAATCCAAATGCTTCAATTAAACGTAGTCAAATGGCCAAAATGTTGACATTGGGCTTTCATTTAAAACAAGCGACATCATTAACTGCTCCCTTTACAGATTTTACAAAGGATGCTGAAACCAATCATTATATTCAAACGTTATTAGATTATGGGATTACACAAGGTACAAGCTCTACGACATTCTCACCATATACGGATGTTCGACGTGGTCAAATGGCTTTATTCCTTTATCGCATATTACAAAAAAATGACGATGACTTATACATTATTGGAGTTGAATAG
- a CDS encoding type II toxin-antitoxin system PemK/MazF family toxin, producing the protein MSTVPDKGDLVFLDFNPQTGHEQAGSRPGIVLSPKAFNEITGFATICPITNTKKGWGFEVEIPENQVFTGVILTDQLKNLDWKARKLSVRGQAPIEVVEECMAKIKAFLY; encoded by the coding sequence ATGAGCACCGTTCCAGACAAAGGAGATTTAGTTTTTCTAGATTTCAATCCCCAAACAGGGCACGAACAGGCAGGCAGCCGTCCAGGTATCGTACTATCACCAAAAGCATTTAATGAAATAACTGGATTCGCTACTATTTGTCCAATTACGAATACAAAAAAAGGATGGGGATTTGAAGTAGAGATTCCGGAAAACCAAGTTTTTACGGGCGTAATTTTAACTGACCAATTGAAAAATCTCGATTGGAAAGCTCGGAAATTATCTGTTCGTGGTCAAGCACCTATTGAAGTAGTAGAGGAATGTATGGCAAAAATTAAAGCATTCCTTTACTAG
- a CDS encoding AbrB/MazE/SpoVT family DNA-binding domain-containing protein gives MDETPKKPASPNKPSLNNNNERIYDQSLTNKSDPPKDDKMTTHKLDKFIVGNELAVRTVTSSVQKWGNSLAVRIPKDMAENKAFEQGTAVEIIETVDGLKIVLKKKKIEYQLADLLSQCKPENCHETIDFGVAGKELI, from the coding sequence ATGGATGAAACACCGAAGAAGCCTGCATCGCCCAATAAACCGTCATTGAACAACAACAATGAACGTATCTATGACCAAAGTCTAACGAACAAAAGCGACCCACCAAAGGATGATAAAATGACAACACATAAATTAGATAAATTTATAGTAGGTAATGAATTAGCCGTGCGAACAGTAACTTCATCAGTGCAAAAATGGGGTAATAGCCTTGCTGTTAGAATCCCAAAAGACATGGCAGAAAATAAAGCATTCGAGCAGGGAACAGCGGTTGAAATTATTGAAACAGTCGATGGTTTAAAAATAGTACTCAAGAAGAAAAAAATAGAGTATCAACTTGCTGACTTATTAAGCCAATGTAAACCGGAAAACTGCCATGAAACAATAGACTTCGGTGTAGCTGGGAAGGAACTGATTTAA
- a CDS encoding transporter substrate-binding domain-containing protein, translated as MKKSLFYFLLVLVASLMVACSEKDSNVQIETSASSEGETKAGEEKSTTSDMKLVNDGKLTFAMSGLLKPLNYKENEKLVGFDVEIGNEIAKRIGLEPNPVTNPWETILQGLRGEKYDAIIGSMTATEERAKQVDFSDPYYISGATVFISSKNKDIKSLDDLKGKTIGVMQASTYVEDAKKYTDKIKEFPSEIYALQDLPPGRLDAVITDKIVGISAMKESGLEIQTVGEEIKREEIAVAIKKDNQVLLEAINKAIADMVADGTYKDISTKWFGKDLLE; from the coding sequence ATGAAGAAAAGTCTATTCTATTTTTTATTGGTGTTAGTTGCTTCATTGATGGTTGCGTGTTCAGAAAAAGATTCGAATGTACAAATTGAAACATCTGCAAGTAGTGAAGGAGAAACGAAAGCAGGCGAAGAAAAAAGCACAACATCAGATATGAAATTAGTGAATGATGGAAAGTTAACTTTTGCAATGAGTGGCTTACTAAAGCCATTAAATTATAAGGAAAATGAAAAATTAGTTGGTTTTGATGTAGAAATTGGCAATGAAATTGCAAAGAGAATTGGCCTTGAACCAAACCCTGTTACAAATCCATGGGAAACGATCCTCCAAGGGTTACGAGGAGAGAAATATGATGCAATTATAGGGAGTATGACAGCTACTGAGGAGAGAGCAAAACAGGTTGATTTCTCAGATCCATATTATATTTCGGGCGCTACAGTATTTATTTCAAGTAAAAATAAAGATATTAAATCGTTAGATGACTTAAAGGGAAAGACAATCGGTGTTATGCAAGCTAGTACTTATGTTGAAGATGCAAAAAAATATACAGATAAAATTAAAGAATTTCCTAGTGAGATATATGCATTACAAGACCTTCCTCCAGGACGTTTAGACGCAGTAATTACAGATAAAATAGTAGGGATTTCCGCGATGAAAGAATCAGGTTTAGAAATTCAAACAGTAGGAGAAGAAATTAAAAGAGAAGAAATTGCAGTAGCTATTAAAAAGGACAATCAAGTGTTATTAGAAGCAATTAATAAAGCAATTGCAGATATGGTTGCAGATGGAACGTATAAAGACATAAGTACAAAATGGTTTGGCAAAGATCTATTAGAGTAA